In Metarhizium brunneum chromosome 3, complete sequence, a genomic segment contains:
- the GPX2 gene encoding Glutathione peroxidase-like peroxiredoxin 2, translating into MASATSFYDFKPLDKRGQEVPLADYKGKVVLIVNTASKCGFTPQYEGLEKIYKSIKDKYPDDFTILGFPCNQFGGQEPGSNDEIQNFCLVNYGVSFPIMQKIDVNGEKASDLYEWLKAEKPGLMGLKRIKWNFEKFLVGRDGKVKGRWASTTKPESLEKPILDELEKSAGPAN; encoded by the exons ATGGCTTCTGCAACTAGCTTCTACGACTTCAAGCCGCTCGACA AGCGCGGCCAGGAGGTCCCTCTCGCTGACTACAAGGGCAAagtcgtcctcatcgtcaatACCGCCTCCAAGTGCGGCTTCACTCCTCAGTACGAAGGCCTCGAAAAGATTTACAAGTCCATCAAGGACAAGTACCCCGATGACTTCACCATCCTCGGCTTCCCCTGTAACCAGTTTGGCGGCCAGGAACCCGGCTCCAATGATGAGATTCAGAACTTCTGCCTCGTCAACTATGGCGTCAGCTTCCCCATCATGCAGAAGATTGATGTCAATGGTGAAAAGGCCAGCGACTTGTACGAATGGCTCAAGGCCGAGAAACCTGGCTTGATGGGCCTTAAGCGCATCAAGTGGAATTTCGAGAAGTTCCTAGTTGGTCGCgatggcaaggtcaagggtCGCTGGGCTAGCACTACCAAGCCCGAGTCGCTCGAGAAGCCCATTCTCGACGAGTTGGAGAAGTCGGCAGGACCAGCAAACTAA
- the nop-16 gene encoding Nucleolar protein 16, producing the protein MLEASHGQNLHFCAHGLIDRAPFRNFGSKLPNLSRRNLSTTNQILPNRTATMGRELQKKKRRSNRQPIKQSNKTKKILNPRGNNIIAKNWDKKETLAQNYRRLGLVARLKAPTGGVEKKLGATTTGISKNDPFAITSVGKAIISEAKVERDADGKIIRVLGTTRPNPLNDPLNNLDSDSEEDGAGEEWGGIAEREAEEEDTTDVVRSLIEESHNPAPKVARYQSEGEREWLEKLVEKHGDDYGAMARDTKLNPMQQTARDIGRRIKKMRSE; encoded by the exons ATGCTCGAAGCAAGCCACGGCCAAAATCTCCACTTTTGCGCCCACGGCCTTATCGATAGGGCACCATTCAGAAATTTTGGCAGCAAACTTCCAAACCTCTCCCGTCGTAACCTatccaccaccaaccaaaTACTCCCAAACCGAACCGCCACCATGGGCCGCGAActccaaaaaaagaagcgcCGGTCGAACCGCCAGCCCATCAAACAATcaaacaagaccaagaaAATCCTCAACCCCCGCGGCAACAACATCATTGCCAAAAACTG GGACAAGAAGGAAACGCTCGCCCAAAACTATCGCCGCCTCGGGCTCGTCGCGCGGCTCAAAGCTCCcaccggcggcgtcgagaagAAACTCGGCGCCACTACGACGGGGATATCGAAAAACGACCCGTTCGCAATAACATCCGtcggcaaggccatcatctccgAGGCAAAAGTGGAGCGGGACGCGGACGGCAAGATTATTCGAGTTTTGGGAACGACGAGGCCGAATCCTTTGAATGACCCGCTGAACAATCTTGACTCGGATTCGGAGGAGGACGGCGCGGGGGAGGAATGGGGTGGCATTGCGGAGagggaggccgaggaggaggacacGACAGACGTGGTGAGGAGTCTGATTGAGGAGTCGCATAACCCTGCACCTAAGGTGGCGAGATATCAAAGTGAGGGGGAGAGGGAGTGGTTGGAGAAGCTGGTAGAGAAGCATGGGGATGATTATGGGGCGATGGCGAGAGATACCAAGTTGAATCCGATGCAGCAGACAGCTAGGGATATTGGGCGGAGGATCAAGAAGATGCGGAGCGAATGA